Proteins encoded by one window of Salmonirosea aquatica:
- a CDS encoding PKD domain-containing protein: protein MSTYLKPFLYFVLVWMAAGCQLEDPTLPVAAGSASATDCTAPCTVQFTDASTGRGLYAWNYRWDFGDGTSSTEKNPSHTYTQTGTHQVTLSLSGKYGNATDSSLTVTVKGKGPVAGFTFTGGNCTAPCEVVFTNQSENATTYLWTFGDGTSSTQQNPVKTYTSAGKYKVELTASNAQGTHLKSDSVTILGPELVANFGVELDNSRTDSTKVKFINMSTNATGYQWDFGDKITSTLKDPIHWYKRLSGKDTSYAVKLKAIGIGESFKEKTMSLVIQKPE, encoded by the coding sequence ATGAGTACCTACCTTAAGCCTTTCCTGTACTTCGTCCTGGTGTGGATGGCCGCCGGCTGTCAGCTGGAAGATCCTACCCTCCCCGTGGCCGCCGGGTCAGCATCCGCTACCGATTGTACCGCTCCCTGCACAGTTCAGTTTACCGACGCCTCCACGGGTAGAGGCCTTTATGCCTGGAACTACCGCTGGGACTTTGGGGATGGCACATCCTCCACCGAAAAAAATCCGTCGCATACCTATACCCAGACGGGTACCCACCAGGTAACACTTTCCCTGAGCGGCAAGTACGGAAATGCCACCGACAGCAGCCTGACCGTGACGGTTAAAGGCAAAGGTCCGGTGGCTGGTTTTACCTTTACCGGGGGCAATTGTACCGCCCCCTGCGAGGTTGTCTTCACCAACCAGTCCGAAAACGCAACAACTTACCTGTGGACTTTCGGCGACGGTACTTCGTCCACGCAGCAAAATCCAGTCAAAACCTACACCAGTGCGGGAAAATACAAAGTGGAACTGACCGCTTCAAACGCCCAGGGTACCCACCTAAAATCCGATTCGGTGACGATACTGGGACCCGAGCTTGTGGCCAATTTCGGCGTAGAACTGGACAATTCCCGTACCGACTCGACCAAAGTGAAATTTATCAATATGTCCACCAATGCCACGGGCTACCAGTGGGATTTTGGCGATAAAATAACTTCCACGCTAAAAGACCCGATTCATTGGTACAAGCGGCTCAGTGGCAAAGACACGTCCTACGCCGTGAAGCTCAAAGCCATCGGTATTGGCGAAAGTTTCAAGGAAAAAACGATGAGCCTGGTTATCCAGAAGCCGGAATAA
- a CDS encoding OmpA family protein, with protein sequence MSRAARIGFVLLASFLTATPYPECVAQALRLEGYVSDAYSQSKITGATMYALVDKQRLKITESGTEGRYRLEFPVAGQALIVEKTGYRTLVIPTLKQPAAPGDLPFFVPLPLIPLDEQAHDKPYMQSQQQDYTLTTTTETKTQKKVIRTFSIQDAVSSQPIQKATLCLQYTKVEKKDCHEITPAVPTPSVTFEDADIVSVVVESAGYQPYQGNLILDKMDGSHSSYEIKMTPEITLLTMNVPNASPQVRYMLISTTGDTIPIRQGKEKSAFARCAEGTYSLRVLNAQGVPWHREVVQLAKGLNYRTLTLPPPPAGEVDHGQPVAKASSLPPVADDAVPLADTARRIILYFIQSTYELQPQACQQLDRLVLMLRNSPDRNIRIEGHSDNVGNPVRNETLSEYRARKVYRYLQERGIAASRMEWRGKGSAEPKASNDSEETRKINRRVEIQIYPQ encoded by the coding sequence ATGAGCCGGGCGGCCCGCATAGGATTTGTGCTACTGGCCAGTTTTCTGACCGCCACGCCCTACCCCGAATGCGTTGCTCAGGCCTTGCGCCTTGAGGGCTACGTGAGTGATGCGTACTCCCAAAGCAAAATTACGGGCGCTACGATGTACGCGCTGGTGGACAAGCAGCGACTGAAAATCACTGAAAGTGGGACGGAGGGAAGGTACCGGCTGGAATTTCCGGTGGCGGGTCAAGCGCTGATCGTCGAAAAAACGGGTTACCGTACCCTGGTCATTCCGACCCTAAAACAGCCCGCCGCGCCTGGCGATTTGCCGTTTTTTGTGCCGTTGCCGCTGATCCCACTCGATGAGCAGGCCCATGACAAACCCTATATGCAAAGCCAGCAGCAGGATTATACCTTAACCACGACTACCGAAACGAAAACGCAGAAAAAAGTGATCCGGACTTTCAGCATACAGGACGCCGTGAGCAGCCAGCCCATTCAAAAGGCTACCCTCTGCCTACAGTACACGAAGGTAGAGAAAAAGGACTGTCATGAAATTACTCCGGCCGTACCTACCCCGAGCGTGACGTTCGAAGATGCGGATATTGTGAGTGTGGTGGTGGAAAGTGCGGGCTACCAGCCCTACCAAGGCAACTTGATCCTGGACAAAATGGATGGCAGCCATAGTAGCTACGAAATAAAAATGACGCCGGAAATTACCCTTTTGACCATGAACGTACCCAACGCCTCCCCCCAAGTTCGGTATATGCTGATTTCCACCACAGGCGATACGATACCCATACGTCAGGGGAAGGAAAAATCAGCTTTTGCTCGCTGCGCCGAAGGTACCTACAGTCTGCGGGTCCTTAACGCACAGGGGGTACCCTGGCACCGCGAAGTGGTACAGCTCGCCAAGGGTCTAAATTACCGTACCCTAACGCTGCCCCCGCCACCTGCGGGTGAGGTAGATCACGGCCAGCCCGTAGCTAAAGCCAGCTCCCTACCCCCGGTAGCCGACGATGCAGTGCCACTGGCCGATACAGCCCGCCGGATTATCCTGTATTTCATTCAGAGTACGTATGAGCTGCAACCACAAGCCTGCCAGCAGCTGGATCGGCTGGTGCTCATGCTCAGGAATTCCCCCGACCGAAACATACGAATCGAGGGACATTCTGATAACGTAGGCAACCCCGTTCGCAACGAAACCCTGTCGGAATACCGCGCTCGCAAAGTGTACCGCTACCTACAGGAGCGAGGCATTGCGGCCAGCCGGATGGAATGGCGGGGAAAAGGCAGCGCGGAGCCCAAAGCCAGCAACGATTCGGAAGAAACCAGAAAAATAAACCGACGGGTCGAAATCCAGATCTACCCTCAGTAA
- a CDS encoding pesticin C-terminus-like muramidase, with product MASYSFTYNQEIGHQGQSLVPHYPGGRSGVTIGPGYDLGHRSPQEIYNDLTAAGIDPETAYALIDAAHKTGPDAANWVAQRGGIIITEEQQQALFENVLVPEYEERAKDQLLSFVQNHGGFSPEAADWESLSEKQKEILFDYVYNTGGLSRFPELTAAVLNEDWEEAAYHYERFSGDEPLAYRNQMFYQQYLDPAYMREEADWPGTEAELPAEIEEDLSDQIEDLYADDGDSPDTPEADNTDDWYETYT from the coding sequence ATGGCCAGCTATTCATTTACCTACAATCAGGAAATTGGCCATCAGGGGCAGAGCCTGGTGCCGCATTATCCAGGCGGTCGATCGGGTGTGACGATTGGCCCGGGGTACGACCTGGGACATCGGAGCCCGCAGGAAATATACAACGACCTCACCGCGGCGGGCATCGACCCTGAAACCGCCTATGCCCTGATCGATGCGGCCCACAAGACGGGTCCCGATGCCGCCAACTGGGTGGCTCAACGCGGAGGAATCATCATTACCGAAGAGCAGCAGCAGGCCTTGTTTGAAAACGTACTGGTACCTGAATACGAGGAACGGGCCAAAGATCAACTCCTGAGTTTTGTCCAAAACCACGGTGGATTTTCTCCCGAAGCCGCGGATTGGGAATCTCTTTCAGAAAAACAGAAAGAGATTCTGTTCGACTATGTGTACAACACGGGCGGGCTCTCCCGGTTTCCGGAATTGACTGCTGCCGTCCTGAACGAAGATTGGGAGGAAGCCGCGTATCATTACGAACGTTTTTCGGGCGATGAGCCGCTGGCGTACCGGAATCAAATGTTCTATCAGCAGTACCTTGATCCTGCCTACATGCGGGAAGAAGCGGACTGGCCAGGAACCGAAGCCGAACTTCCGGCCGAAATCGAGGAAGATCTGTCCGATCAGATCGAGGATTTGTACGCGGATGACGGCGATTCACCTGATACCCCAGAGGCTGATAATACTGACGACTGGTACGAAACCTATACTTGA
- a CDS encoding sensor histidine kinase, with translation MIAQRNDEYTQFGIRSLRGPRNSPPDLYFNQLLARKSLDEMEDTTLGVRLRKQREQIARDLHDGIGSQLTHIISRLDMLVHRNPTFEHQLIDLQDFARDTVQQLRETIWVLNQGEIAYGNLTERIRGLLTRISADVTCPTIKLTAYGDASTLLDPQLASSIFRIVQEGVNNAMKYAQCSEITVCLATDQHSLTLLISDDGKGFSAEDVPKGYGLLNFKSRTEELNGTFVLNSSDDGTEIHIEFPLPQPIKYVI, from the coding sequence ATGATCGCGCAACGCAATGACGAGTATACGCAATTTGGGATTCGTAGTCTTCGGGGTCCCCGGAATTCTCCGCCTGATCTTTACTTCAATCAGCTGCTGGCGCGTAAAAGTCTTGATGAGATGGAGGATACAACACTTGGAGTCAGGTTACGGAAACAACGGGAACAGATTGCCCGCGACCTGCACGATGGCATCGGATCGCAGCTTACGCACATTATTTCCAGGCTGGATATGCTGGTGCATCGGAATCCCACATTCGAGCATCAGTTGATTGATTTACAGGATTTTGCCCGTGACACGGTTCAGCAACTTCGGGAAACGATCTGGGTACTTAATCAGGGGGAAATAGCCTACGGAAATCTCACGGAACGTATCCGTGGCCTGCTTACCCGGATCTCGGCCGATGTGACCTGCCCCACGATAAAACTGACGGCCTACGGCGACGCTTCCACCCTGCTGGATCCCCAGCTGGCTTCTTCCATTTTCAGGATTGTGCAGGAAGGCGTGAATAATGCCATGAAGTACGCCCAGTGCAGCGAAATCACGGTGTGCCTGGCCACCGACCAGCACAGCCTTACGCTGCTCATCAGTGATGATGGGAAAGGGTTTAGCGCCGAGGACGTACCCAAAGGCTACGGATTACTCAATTTCAAAAGCAGAACGGAGGAACTCAATGGCACTTTTGTGCTCAATTCTTCGGATGACGGGACGGAAATACACATCGAGTTTCCACTGCCTCAACCCATAAAATACGTCATTTGA
- a CDS encoding response regulator codes for MTKIKVGLVEDNPTISRDIWEKLSLSDDIELVLRAVNGKDLFKQLLRTEVPDVFLMDIEMAEMDGVTTTRLLKEKYPHVKILILTIFDDDSKLFEAIKAGASGYLLKEEKTHILINAITDVLEGGAPMSPIMASKALDLLRQGSGDLQIQSVSRSAELTLRENEVMEWLVRGLNVREISEKLFVSNKTVRKHLEHIYQKLHVKGSGEAVAKVIGRMA; via the coding sequence ATGACAAAGATCAAAGTAGGGCTTGTCGAGGATAACCCCACCATTTCCCGGGATATTTGGGAGAAACTTTCGTTGAGCGATGATATTGAACTGGTTCTGCGTGCCGTGAACGGTAAGGATTTGTTCAAACAGCTTTTACGCACGGAGGTACCCGACGTTTTCCTGATGGATATCGAAATGGCGGAGATGGATGGCGTAACGACCACCCGGCTTCTGAAGGAAAAGTACCCTCATGTCAAAATCCTCATTTTGACCATATTCGATGACGATAGCAAACTTTTCGAAGCCATCAAAGCGGGCGCATCGGGTTATTTGCTGAAAGAAGAAAAAACCCACATCCTCATCAATGCCATCACCGATGTGCTGGAAGGCGGCGCACCCATGTCGCCCATCATGGCTTCAAAGGCACTGGATCTGCTGCGGCAGGGCTCCGGCGATCTGCAGATTCAGTCGGTATCCCGTTCGGCGGAATTGACCCTGCGGGAGAATGAAGTGATGGAATGGCTGGTGCGCGGGCTGAACGTTCGTGAAATCAGTGAAAAACTCTTCGTTTCCAACAAAACCGTTCGAAAGCACCTCGAACACATTTACCAGAAACTTCACGTCAAAGGCAGCGGTGAGGCCGTGGCCAAGGTAATCGGTCGGATGGCTTAA
- a CDS encoding TonB family protein: MTANEFTDRFDYDPDNDLLGEGGFGKIFKAWDKVRNEYIALKLSKVQPNMEEFSLLSEYKRVCDLEHTNIARYMDCQRIRLPGIGTHDVALMKYYEHGNLSQLLGKHTLTTAQKDRIVDGLLDGINYLHRHRPLIIHSDLKPSNILIVERRGFYIPLITDFGISRQASVDDKSYVTNTIGAGTYAYAAPEQWEARELRPNVDLWSFGILAIYVWFNGKKLPFRADDISIASEAGRIEFMKRVVNLDFIPDLMKVPDKYRTIVATCLVVSPQQRIKTVDELLAHLHPKEIATAPEETTQVLPPPTPPKKPIRIHDERTELMPVEVPLLPPPPPRPVEKVPAAPAPTPGKSNVSVWVAASVVIAMIVGGTIWYALQDHKTIATPEVAKVPANTTAPIRPDTVSLAPPKLNLEPVEEKKPDVKASIAAAPKPKVPATAPKKKTPDPKAIYRVVDESPSFPGGESAMRFWLARNRRTPEAAERSFISGVVKVAFVVNTDGSRQDITVIKSVGYGCDEEAVRLVKSMPRWNPGRFERRLVRASHTIDVVFE; the protein is encoded by the coding sequence ATGACTGCCAACGAATTTACCGACCGCTTCGACTACGACCCCGACAACGATTTGCTGGGAGAAGGCGGTTTTGGCAAGATTTTCAAGGCCTGGGACAAAGTGCGCAATGAATACATCGCCCTCAAGCTCTCCAAGGTACAGCCCAACATGGAGGAATTCAGCCTGTTGAGCGAATACAAACGGGTGTGTGACCTGGAACATACGAACATAGCCCGGTACATGGATTGCCAGCGGATCAGGCTACCGGGCATCGGTACCCACGATGTGGCCCTGATGAAGTACTACGAACACGGCAATCTCAGTCAGCTTCTGGGCAAGCATACCCTCACCACGGCTCAGAAAGATCGAATCGTGGACGGCCTGCTCGACGGCATCAACTACCTGCATAGGCACCGCCCCCTCATCATTCATAGTGACCTCAAGCCCTCCAATATCCTGATCGTGGAACGGCGGGGGTTTTACATTCCGCTCATCACCGACTTCGGAATCAGTCGCCAGGCCAGTGTGGACGACAAATCGTACGTGACCAATACCATCGGGGCGGGTACCTATGCCTACGCGGCCCCCGAGCAATGGGAAGCCCGGGAACTGCGACCCAATGTGGATCTGTGGAGTTTTGGGATTCTGGCGATCTACGTGTGGTTTAACGGCAAAAAGCTCCCCTTCCGAGCCGATGACATCAGTATTGCCTCCGAGGCCGGCCGCATCGAATTCATGAAGCGGGTGGTCAACCTCGATTTTATTCCCGATTTGATGAAGGTACCCGACAAGTACCGTACTATCGTAGCCACCTGCCTGGTGGTGTCCCCACAGCAACGCATCAAAACCGTAGACGAACTCCTGGCTCACCTGCATCCGAAGGAGATTGCGACTGCGCCCGAAGAAACCACGCAGGTACTCCCTCCACCCACACCGCCCAAAAAACCGATCCGTATCCATGATGAGCGGACCGAGCTCATGCCCGTTGAGGTACCTCTACTCCCGCCTCCCCCGCCCCGCCCCGTGGAGAAGGTACCTGCTGCCCCAGCGCCTACGCCGGGCAAATCCAATGTAAGCGTGTGGGTGGCAGCCTCGGTCGTCATCGCTATGATCGTGGGGGGTACAATCTGGTACGCTCTTCAAGACCACAAGACAATCGCGACTCCGGAAGTAGCGAAGGTACCTGCCAATACCACTGCCCCAATCAGGCCGGACACGGTTTCATTGGCCCCTCCCAAGCTGAACCTGGAACCGGTCGAAGAGAAAAAACCAGATGTGAAAGCGTCAATTGCGGCCGCTCCAAAACCCAAGGTACCGGCCACCGCGCCGAAAAAGAAGACGCCCGACCCCAAAGCCATTTACCGCGTTGTGGACGAAAGCCCTTCGTTTCCGGGGGGAGAAAGCGCCATGCGGTTCTGGCTGGCCCGTAACCGCCGTACGCCGGAAGCGGCCGAACGGTCGTTCATATCGGGAGTAGTCAAGGTAGCTTTCGTGGTCAATACCGACGGATCGAGGCAGGATATCACGGTGATCAAGAGCGTGGGCTATGGCTGCGATGAGGAAGCGGTGCGGCTTGTGAAGTCCATGCCGCGCTGGAATCCAGGGCGCTTTGAGCGGAGGCTCGTACGGGCCAGCCACACCATCGACGTGGTGTTTGAATGA
- a CDS encoding PKD domain-containing protein, which produces MKSLYSKICLYSLLIGGTISCQTEIPDPPEASYTFEVNNIPGASEVTFTNNSSNATDYAWDFGDGGTSNEESPSHTYNSGDRYAVKLIARGDGGSDGVTQDVRVVTSLPAPVADFTIANNNCEAPCTVSFANTSSNASTYTWDFNDGGTATTKDASHRYENAGTYGVKLIASNAVGTSNTKIKEVTIKPKSATPVLTLDFNDPNDVKAWTRQYNTNGNTGEFLSVSNSYLVMRMTGVQNEVIYGLKHSQDLSGLTNFEIKAKFGKEDLASGNPRFAQIKFAVKEYGNRDLALVILYEDGVRKLRVNRYGQPSITRDFPTSCREATFTVSSINGTLTVTDDCTKGTWFTDTGITLAGPVGLDIFYNCATGVCGKASYGSFEIDYIRVSKY; this is translated from the coding sequence ATGAAAAGCCTTTATTCCAAAATATGCCTGTATTCCCTGCTGATTGGGGGTACCATCTCCTGCCAGACCGAGATTCCCGATCCACCGGAAGCCTCGTATACGTTTGAGGTAAACAATATACCCGGGGCCAGCGAAGTGACTTTCACTAATAATTCCAGTAACGCCACCGACTATGCCTGGGACTTTGGCGATGGGGGTACCTCCAATGAAGAGAGCCCCTCGCACACCTACAACTCCGGGGATCGTTACGCCGTGAAGTTGATCGCCCGGGGCGACGGCGGCAGCGACGGCGTAACGCAGGATGTGCGGGTGGTCACCAGCCTACCGGCCCCCGTAGCGGATTTCACAATCGCCAATAATAATTGTGAGGCTCCCTGTACGGTATCTTTTGCCAACACTTCCAGCAACGCCTCGACCTATACCTGGGATTTTAACGACGGGGGTACCGCCACAACGAAGGATGCCTCGCACCGCTACGAGAATGCAGGTACCTACGGTGTCAAGTTGATTGCTTCCAACGCGGTGGGTACCTCGAACACCAAAATTAAGGAGGTTACCATCAAGCCCAAATCCGCCACACCTGTCCTTACTTTGGATTTTAATGATCCCAATGATGTAAAAGCCTGGACCAGGCAATACAACACCAATGGCAATACGGGTGAATTTTTGAGCGTCTCGAACAGCTATCTGGTCATGCGAATGACGGGCGTCCAGAATGAGGTGATTTATGGCCTAAAGCATTCGCAGGACCTCTCGGGACTCACCAACTTCGAGATCAAGGCCAAATTTGGCAAAGAAGATCTCGCTTCCGGCAATCCCCGCTTCGCCCAGATCAAATTTGCCGTGAAGGAGTACGGCAATCGGGATTTGGCCCTGGTCATCCTGTACGAAGATGGCGTGCGCAAGTTGCGCGTGAACCGTTACGGACAACCCAGTATTACCCGTGACTTTCCTACTTCCTGCCGCGAAGCCACTTTTACCGTCAGCAGCATCAACGGTACCCTCACCGTTACGGACGACTGCACCAAAGGTACCTGGTTCACGGATACAGGCATCACCTTGGCGGGCCCGGTCGGGCTGGATATTTTCTACAATTGCGCCACGGGAGTTTGTGGCAAAGCCAGCTACGGAAGCTTTGAGATCGACTACATCCGGGTCAGTAAGTATTGA
- a CDS encoding PP2C family protein-serine/threonine phosphatase → MSITIYQPVCFNETGNRTHNEDSVFPPPGHATVADRLFLVCDGVGGEHRGEVASAEACRCLSEYFAQNPDALASTDQVQQALEYTRGVFESIEKQDPDSAGMATTLTLLLLLDNKVAMAHLGDSRIYQVREGRIIYQTRDHKWVNELIASGVITEEQAREHPKKNVITRVLSASRPDQADFKIIDDVRAGDYFFLCTDGVLERVYDGLLEYHLGQVSSESASTESIMASLREECEGMTNDNFSAYLIQIESVGTEESLVAILDKEITAQPDRSAPPPVHIWESRPM, encoded by the coding sequence ATGAGCATCACGATCTATCAGCCGGTCTGCTTCAACGAAACGGGCAACCGCACCCACAATGAAGACAGTGTATTCCCACCCCCCGGACACGCTACTGTGGCCGATCGCCTGTTTCTGGTATGCGACGGCGTGGGCGGAGAGCACCGGGGCGAAGTAGCCAGTGCGGAAGCCTGCCGCTGCCTGAGCGAGTATTTCGCACAGAATCCCGACGCCCTGGCTTCTACAGACCAGGTGCAGCAGGCATTGGAATATACCCGAGGAGTATTTGAATCCATTGAGAAACAAGACCCCGATTCGGCGGGCATGGCCACCACCCTGACTTTGCTGTTGCTGCTGGATAATAAGGTAGCCATGGCCCATCTGGGCGACAGCCGGATTTACCAGGTGCGCGAGGGCAGAATAATCTACCAGACCCGCGACCACAAATGGGTGAATGAATTGATTGCGAGTGGTGTGATCACCGAAGAACAAGCGCGGGAGCATCCCAAAAAAAACGTCATCACGCGGGTTCTGTCCGCTTCCCGCCCCGATCAGGCGGACTTCAAAATCATTGATGATGTCCGGGCGGGCGACTATTTCTTTCTTTGTACCGATGGGGTACTGGAACGGGTGTACGATGGACTGCTCGAGTATCACCTGGGGCAAGTGAGCAGCGAGTCTGCTTCGACCGAAAGCATTATGGCTTCCCTCCGGGAGGAATGTGAGGGCATGACGAATGACAATTTTTCGGCTTATCTGATCCAGATCGAATCGGTGGGTACCGAAGAGTCACTGGTGGCGATACTGGATAAGGAAATCACCGCTCAGCCCGACCGGTCTGCGCCACCTCCGGTACACATCTGGGAATCCAGGCCGATGTGA
- a CDS encoding FHA domain-containing protein — translation MEITCRKCSTRLLVTNTATPIIKCTTCGYPNPVIAGGTPSGTAQATPVVAPASSSPTATVPPRTPAAIPSAPRPVPPPRTAPPPAAAAPEMGWLVVHDENAPPQTHPLRIGRQIVGRKSVSRPCDIMIETDDPYMGRNHCIVEVKPSRSGGYDFFLSDVTMTSGTPEQMSTNGTFVNAYPTALRPKDMVYLNDGDTIQMGKTKVVIKTLITATNGQDASRIVQETDYSPTVIIK, via the coding sequence ATGGAGATAACGTGCAGAAAATGCAGTACCCGACTGCTGGTCACCAACACAGCCACCCCGATCATCAAATGTACTACCTGCGGGTACCCCAATCCCGTCATTGCGGGGGGCACGCCGTCGGGTACTGCTCAAGCTACTCCGGTTGTTGCCCCGGCGTCCAGTTCCCCGACGGCTACCGTTCCGCCGCGTACCCCGGCCGCTATCCCTTCGGCCCCTCGTCCTGTTCCCCCGCCCCGGACAGCACCGCCGCCAGCCGCCGCTGCTCCCGAAATGGGTTGGCTGGTAGTGCATGACGAGAACGCTCCTCCCCAAACACACCCGTTGCGGATTGGCCGACAAATCGTGGGTCGCAAGAGCGTAAGCCGACCCTGTGACATCATGATCGAAACCGACGACCCCTACATGGGCCGCAACCACTGCATCGTGGAAGTAAAACCCAGCCGCAGCGGAGGGTACGATTTTTTCCTGTCGGATGTGACCATGACCAGTGGCACGCCCGAGCAAATGAGTACCAATGGTACCTTCGTCAATGCCTACCCCACCGCGCTCCGGCCCAAGGACATGGTGTACCTGAACGACGGTGACACCATTCAAATGGGTAAAACCAAGGTGGTCATTAAAACGCTGATCACGGCCACCAACGGCCAGGACGCCTCCCGGATCGTCCAGGAAACCGATTATTCACCTACCGTTATCATAAAATAA
- a CDS encoding FHA domain-containing protein, giving the protein MPHEESIQFKYLTNSLLLKMNPSTKRITIGRKPGNTIVLNAHDVSGTHATLTLLSPVTNTWEIQDMGSANGTFVNGMRVYRKEVTPTSQIKLGQTLLSWEQILGHPSQDRLPQGHLPQAILPKVPPPLVVVPPPLPAYEEPPAQDEELREIAWNLKKVSDEYREKKYRLAEIQMQESMNSRIQGLGFPIGAVMGPLLLQTLPPEYKVFGFIGSAIPLGFAGIAFLSSRKLSKERKSYNGLEDWYRINYVCPHCHTFVQQPFELLEKTKNCRACKKPLIP; this is encoded by the coding sequence ATGCCGCATGAAGAAAGCATTCAATTTAAGTACCTGACTAATAGCCTGTTATTAAAAATGAATCCTTCGACCAAAAGAATCACCATCGGGAGGAAACCAGGCAATACGATTGTACTCAACGCGCACGACGTGAGCGGCACCCACGCCACGCTCACTTTATTGAGTCCGGTTACGAACACCTGGGAGATTCAGGACATGGGTTCGGCGAACGGGACTTTCGTGAACGGTATGCGGGTGTACCGCAAGGAAGTGACGCCCACTAGCCAGATCAAGCTTGGGCAGACCCTGCTATCGTGGGAGCAAATTCTGGGACATCCGTCGCAGGATCGCCTACCGCAGGGTCATTTGCCGCAGGCTATCCTGCCTAAGGTACCCCCACCACTGGTAGTCGTGCCGCCCCCGCTACCCGCCTACGAGGAACCTCCGGCTCAGGATGAAGAGCTGAGGGAAATCGCCTGGAACCTTAAGAAGGTCAGCGATGAGTACCGCGAGAAAAAGTACCGACTGGCCGAAATACAGATGCAGGAATCCATGAATTCGCGCATCCAGGGGTTGGGTTTTCCGATCGGGGCCGTCATGGGGCCGCTGTTGCTCCAGACTTTGCCGCCTGAATATAAGGTATTCGGGTTTATTGGGAGTGCCATTCCGCTGGGGTTCGCGGGAATTGCTTTTTTGAGTTCGCGCAAACTCAGCAAAGAACGCAAGTCCTACAACGGGCTGGAAGACTGGTACCGGATCAATTATGTATGTCCGCACTGCCATACATTCGTTCAGCAACCTTTTGAATTATTAGAAAAAACCAAAAATTGCCGGGCCTGCAAAAAGCCTCTGATACCTTGA